The following proteins are encoded in a genomic region of Catellatospora sp. TT07R-123:
- a CDS encoding DUF4032 domain-containing protein translates to MRITSALVDPALLDLPWSTPLEEWPADHLVALPQGISRHVVRFVKLQGTVYAVKETREKIAEREYDLLRALERISAPAVEAIAIVADRVALDGEVLEPVLVTRHLQFSLPYRALFSHTLRPETMNRLLDALAALLVRMHLLGFFWGDCSLSNTLFRRDAGAFAAYLVDAETGQLHLRLSPGQRGEDLEIARTNIFGEALDLQAAGLLHEGIDPEHVSDEVVRRYETLWHELTFEQAVEADTRRQMDKRIRRLNELGFDVEEVSMSVVEEGGHRTVMLRPKVVDAGHHTRRLLRLTGLDAEENQARALLNDLDAYRAESDDLPDEAQAAHRWLTEVFEPVIRAVPPHLRGKLEPPELFVQIIGHRWKLSEQAGRDLGLAPAVQSFLANVLIHHPDEQAVLGYEVDDDMLLPEDDDEDEAPEDESLVD, encoded by the coding sequence GTGCGGATAACCTCTGCCCTCGTCGACCCGGCCCTTCTCGACCTGCCCTGGTCCACTCCACTGGAGGAGTGGCCGGCCGACCATCTGGTCGCGCTGCCCCAGGGCATCTCCCGCCACGTCGTGCGCTTCGTGAAGCTGCAGGGCACCGTCTACGCCGTCAAGGAGACCCGCGAGAAGATCGCCGAGCGGGAGTACGACCTGCTGCGCGCCCTCGAACGCATCAGCGCCCCCGCGGTCGAGGCGATCGCCATCGTCGCCGACCGGGTCGCCCTGGACGGCGAGGTGCTCGAACCCGTGCTGGTCACCCGGCACCTTCAGTTCTCGCTGCCGTACCGGGCGCTGTTCTCGCACACCCTGCGGCCCGAGACGATGAACCGCCTGCTCGACGCGCTCGCCGCGCTGCTGGTGCGGATGCACCTGCTCGGCTTCTTCTGGGGCGACTGCTCGCTGTCCAACACCCTGTTCCGGCGCGACGCGGGCGCGTTCGCGGCGTACCTGGTCGACGCCGAGACCGGACAGCTGCACCTGCGGCTGTCGCCGGGGCAGCGCGGCGAGGACCTGGAGATCGCCCGGACCAACATCTTCGGCGAGGCGCTGGACCTCCAGGCCGCGGGACTGCTGCACGAGGGCATCGACCCGGAGCACGTCTCCGACGAGGTCGTCCGCCGGTACGAGACGCTGTGGCACGAGCTCACCTTCGAGCAGGCCGTCGAGGCCGACACCCGGCGCCAGATGGACAAGCGCATCCGCCGCCTCAACGAGCTCGGCTTCGACGTCGAAGAGGTGTCGATGTCGGTCGTCGAGGAGGGCGGCCACCGCACCGTCATGCTGCGCCCGAAGGTCGTCGACGCCGGTCACCACACCCGCCGCCTGCTGCGCCTCACCGGCCTGGACGCCGAGGAGAACCAGGCCCGCGCCCTGCTCAACGACCTCGACGCGTACCGGGCCGAGTCCGACGACCTGCCCGACGAGGCCCAGGCCGCGCACCGCTGGCTGACCGAGGTGTTCGAGCCGGTGATCCGCGCCGTGCCGCCGCACCTGCGCGGCAAGCTGGAGCCGCCGGAGCTGTTCGTGCAGATCATCGGGCACCGCTGGAAGCTGAGCGAGCAGGCCGGCCGCGACCTCGGCCTGGCCCCCGCGGTCCAGTCGTTCCTGGCCAACGTGCTGATCCACCACCCCGACGAGCAGGCCGTCCTCGGCTACGAGGTCGACGACGACATGCTGCTCCCCGAGGACGACGACGAGGACGAGGCACCGGAGGACGAGTCCCTGGTCGACTGA
- a CDS encoding phospholipase A2 — MRSRLRRSPGGARAGVRGLLRSLVVLGAGVAAALTLAAPGDAHERHDPAATRTVQALSSGDLAAVPADFAKVMGYAPVTATLADGETRVINPQGSCSVPGEGRPFDFAVPCMAHDFGYDLLRYARRQGAPLAADARERIDLLLDHDLRVQCTTDSTPASCETTVAVFAAGVGFNSWRQLSGPPFDTAGMTRTAGLVLFAAVGGGGGFRMWRRPRRRPAPSGR; from the coding sequence ATGCGATCACGGCTGCGCCGTTCCCCCGGCGGTGCCCGCGCCGGTGTGCGCGGGTTGCTGCGCTCCCTGGTCGTGCTCGGCGCCGGCGTGGCCGCCGCGCTGACCCTGGCCGCCCCCGGCGACGCCCACGAACGGCACGACCCGGCCGCGACCCGTACCGTCCAGGCCCTGTCCAGCGGCGACCTCGCCGCCGTCCCGGCGGACTTCGCCAAGGTGATGGGGTACGCCCCGGTCACGGCGACCCTGGCCGACGGCGAGACCCGCGTGATCAACCCGCAGGGCTCGTGCTCCGTACCCGGCGAGGGGCGGCCGTTCGACTTCGCGGTGCCGTGCATGGCCCACGACTTCGGCTACGACCTGCTGCGCTACGCCCGCCGCCAGGGCGCGCCGCTGGCCGCCGACGCCCGCGAGCGCATCGACCTGCTGCTCGACCACGATCTGCGGGTGCAGTGCACCACCGACAGCACCCCGGCCAGCTGCGAGACGACGGTGGCCGTGTTCGCGGCCGGGGTCGGCTTCAACTCGTGGCGCCAGCTGTCCGGGCCGCCGTTCGACACCGCCGGGATGACCCGGACCGCCGGGCTGGTGCTGTTCGCGGCGGTCGGCGGGGGCGGCGGGTTCAGGATGTGGCGACGCCCGCGGCGGCGGCCTGCGCCATCAGGTCGCTGA
- a CDS encoding TrkA family potassium uptake protein, whose amino-acid sequence MSSPSSVIPAQRRGTGSHFVVNGSDGLAYRLAEQLTQRYGADVVLLMTPEQLRGARDFSELPRVRVLVVDRVDERALHQADLTNSLGLALAVQDDVANIHIALRARDIRPDLRLVVRMYNSNLGRGIEELLGNAKVLSDAEIAAPALVAIALDEVSAVPVPVAGRTLVVARRGAAVPADVVCGLVDTVGTGAAVDLLPADAASADLVLAESRETTSVADTVNAVALRMTRRARRWRLRAVVDTMKSLVSRQFRFAVSTALVVLAVAGFFFARGEHVRSLWDGIYLTAANAFGGPELSPDLPGRQQVLQLVIALAGLALVPLVTAMVVEGLVNARLAVAQGRLRLPTDGHIVLVGLGNVGTRALRMLYDRGLPVIAIDINEQARGVALARELGIPLIIGDASRESTLRSANVQRCRALMTLASNDVINLEAALHGRNLQPQLRVLVRLFDGDLAARVRKTFSIRFTRSVSYLAAPAFAEALMDREVIGTISVERRVLLIAEVVVGPGSPLDGTRVGEADQPGAVRVIALAEFGEPRPLWRPADNRVLHARDRLTVVASRDGLSDLMAQAAAAGVATS is encoded by the coding sequence GTGTCGAGCCCCTCCTCGGTCATCCCCGCCCAGCGCCGCGGCACGGGGAGCCACTTCGTCGTCAACGGTTCCGACGGGCTGGCATACCGCCTCGCCGAGCAGCTCACGCAGCGATACGGCGCCGACGTCGTGCTGCTGATGACGCCTGAGCAGCTACGCGGCGCCCGCGACTTCAGCGAGCTGCCCCGGGTGCGGGTGCTGGTCGTCGACCGGGTCGACGAGCGCGCCCTGCACCAGGCCGACCTGACGAACTCGCTCGGCCTGGCCCTGGCCGTGCAGGACGACGTCGCCAACATCCACATCGCGCTGCGCGCCCGTGACATCCGGCCCGACCTGCGACTGGTCGTCCGGATGTACAACTCCAACCTCGGCCGCGGCATCGAGGAGCTGCTCGGCAACGCCAAGGTGCTCTCCGACGCCGAGATCGCCGCTCCGGCGCTGGTGGCCATCGCGCTCGACGAGGTCAGCGCGGTGCCGGTGCCGGTCGCGGGCCGTACCCTCGTGGTCGCCCGGCGCGGCGCCGCCGTGCCCGCCGACGTCGTCTGCGGGCTGGTGGACACCGTCGGCACCGGCGCCGCCGTCGACCTGCTGCCCGCCGACGCCGCGTCGGCCGACCTGGTGCTGGCCGAGAGCCGGGAGACGACCTCGGTCGCCGACACGGTCAACGCGGTCGCGCTGCGGATGACCCGGCGCGCCCGGCGGTGGCGGCTGCGCGCCGTCGTCGACACGATGAAGTCCCTGGTGTCGCGGCAGTTCCGGTTCGCGGTCAGCACGGCGCTGGTCGTGCTCGCGGTGGCCGGGTTCTTCTTCGCCCGCGGCGAGCACGTGCGCAGCCTGTGGGACGGGATCTACCTGACCGCGGCCAACGCGTTCGGCGGCCCGGAGCTGAGCCCCGACCTGCCCGGCCGCCAGCAGGTGCTGCAACTGGTCATCGCGCTGGCCGGGCTGGCGCTGGTGCCGCTGGTCACCGCGATGGTGGTCGAGGGCCTGGTCAACGCGCGGCTCGCGGTCGCGCAGGGGCGGCTGCGGCTGCCCACCGACGGGCACATCGTGCTGGTCGGGCTGGGCAACGTCGGCACCCGCGCGCTGCGCATGCTGTACGACCGCGGCCTGCCCGTCATCGCCATCGACATCAACGAGCAGGCCCGGGGCGTGGCCCTGGCCCGCGAGCTGGGCATCCCGCTGATCATCGGCGACGCCAGCCGCGAGAGCACGCTGCGCTCGGCCAACGTGCAGCGCTGCCGCGCGCTGATGACCCTGGCCAGCAACGACGTCATCAACCTGGAGGCCGCGCTGCACGGCCGCAACCTGCAACCGCAGCTGCGGGTGCTGGTCCGGCTGTTCGACGGCGACCTGGCCGCCCGGGTACGCAAGACCTTCAGCATCCGCTTCACCCGCAGCGTCTCCTACCTGGCCGCCCCGGCCTTCGCCGAAGCGCTGATGGATCGCGAGGTCATCGGCACCATCTCGGTCGAGCGCCGGGTGCTGCTGATCGCCGAGGTCGTCGTCGGCCCCGGGTCGCCGCTGGACGGCACGCGCGTCGGCGAGGCCGACCAGCCCGGCGCGGTACGGGTCATCGCGCTGGCCGAGTTCGGCGAGCCCCGCCCGCTGTGGCGCCCCGCCGACAACCGGGTGCTGCACGCGCGCGACCGGCTCACCGTGGTGGCCAGCCGCGACGGGCTCAGCGACCTGATGGCGCAGGCCGCCGCCGCGGGCGTCGCCACATCCTGA